The sequence below is a genomic window from Microbacterium sp. SORGH_AS_0888.
GGCCTCGGCGAGCTCCTCCTCGAGGTTCTCCTGCAGCCATTCGCACCAGAGCGACACCGCGCGCCACCGCTGCGCGATCGCCTCTGCCGCGTCCGGCTGCCACATCCAATCCGCCGCCTCCTCGCTCCGGCCCACGGCGAGCCGCTTGAGCCGCAGGAGATGGATGCGGGGATGAGCGGCGGTGAAGCCGCGCGGCGCCGTCTTCAGCTCGTCGTCGCGCATGGGCTCGAAGCCGAGCTCGCGCAGCTCGTCGAGCGTGGCCTCCAGGTCGCCCCAGGTGCGTGCATCGTCCGCGATCTGGCGGAAACGCGCGAGCGCTGGCGTCGGAACCTGGTACACCCCGCCGCCCGTGAGCAGCCCCTCGTCCGAGAACTGCACGTAGTGCGCGATCGGTGCCCGAGTCACCATGCCGATGTGCAGCTTGTACGGTGTCTTGTCGGCGCTGAACCGCACATCGCGATAGGGGCGGAAGATCTTGACCGGCCCGAACTCGGGCTCGAGCGCCGCGCCGAGCGCCTCGAACGGACCGCGCACGTGCTCGTCGTACCGGTCCCGGTTCGCCGCCCACCACCGCTTCGAGTTGTCGCCGGCGAGCTCGGCGTAGAAGGCGACGGCATCCGGGTGCAGCCCAGCGAAGTCCACGCTGCGATCGTACGCGGGCGCCGCGTCGGATGGGGATGCGCCGCCGTCGCGAGTCTCGGCATCGGCCGATCGTCTCGGATGGACACTCGTCACCGGATGGCTGATCGTCGTCGGATCAGGCCACGTGGCGCAGGCAGGCCGAAAGCCGCGGCAACCTGCCTGATCTCGCGACATGGCCTGATGCGGTGTGGGCGCCGGGCGCCGGGGTGCCTCAGGCGTGGAGAGTGTATCCGGCCTCGTCGATCGCCCCCGCCACGGCAGCCGCATCCAGCGGTCGCTCGCTGT
It includes:
- a CDS encoding DUF2461 domain-containing protein, which produces MDFAGLHPDAVAFYAELAGDNSKRWWAANRDRYDEHVRGPFEALGAALEPEFGPVKIFRPYRDVRFSADKTPYKLHIGMVTRAPIAHYVQFSDEGLLTGGGVYQVPTPALARFRQIADDARTWGDLEATLDELRELGFEPMRDDELKTAPRGFTAAHPRIHLLRLKRLAVGRSEEAADWMWQPDAAEAIAQRWRAVSLWCEWLQENLEEELAEAASPVRRGRGG